The genomic interval CTTAAGTCCTATGGAAATGAATAATATGTCTTCTATGATGGGAATGATGAACTCTATTCAAAAAATAGGTAAAGGTAAAAGAAAATATACAATACAATTAGATAAAAACGATAAAAAACTTCTTGTTAGATTCATTAATGAGGCTAAGAAACAATTTTCTGATACAGCTTCTAACAGTCAATATGCAGGGGTATATAATTTTCTAAATTATATTACTGATGTTGCTTCTAAAAAGGAAAGTACTGAAATTAAAATGAGTTATGAAGAACAAGATTTCGTTAAGAGAATGCTACAAGATTCTGTAAGAGGAATGGAAAAAATGCAATTCTTCTGGTATCAATTTATAAGAAAATTCACTGTTAAAACTTTAACAAAGCAATACAGAGAATTATTAAAGAAATTCTAATGATATAACTAAAGAAATAACTCGGACTGAGACTGAATTTTTAATCTAAAGTGCTAATCGTTCGCTAAAAAGCAAAACTTGCTGATAAATCAGCTTCAAACACTTGCTTTTTTGACGCTCACTAACATAGCACTTAACGATAAAATTCGTCATTCGTCCTCGTCTATTTCATTTAGTCTCTTATCAAGTCAGAGACAGTTTCTTTTGAGGATGTCATTCGTCCTCGTCTATTTCGTTTAGTCTCTTATCAAGTAAGGGACAGTTTCTTTACTATTTATAATTATATAAAATTAAATATGCAGATGTACTAGCAAAACCATCTTAAAAAAACTAGACTTGGGGTGCAAGTCCCCTTTTTTATTTGTAAAATATTATATAAAAAGGACTTTCTTAATTTCAGTTTTTTATCTCAACTACTTGCCAGCCATAAATATTTTTTGAGCTCCACAAAGGCTCTCCAAATATTTATGGACGTCGCAGTAGTTTCGCTTAAAGTTTATTTAATAGACTTTTATATAATATTTTAAATTAATCAGCTATAGGTATGGGAGGAAAATGGGTATAAGGTATAGTAAGGTAGAAGGAAAATTTCAAAGAGAGATAGTACTCTTAAAATCTTTTCCTTGTGCTTATGGAAAATGTAGTTTTTGTAACTACATAGAAGATAACTCAAACAATGAGGAAGAAATTAATGAAGTTAATTTGAAAGTTTTAAAGGAAATAACTGGAGAATTTGAAGTTTTAGAAGTTATAAATTCTGGTTCTGTGTTTGAAATCCCTAAGAAAACTTTGGAGCAAATAAGGGAAGTTGTCTATGAAAAAGATATTAAAATCTTGTATTTTGAGATTTTCTATTCTTATCTTTCTCGTTTAGATGAAATCATTACCTATTTCAATGAAAAGAAAAAAGTTGAAATTAGGTTTAGAACAGGAATAGAAAGTTTTGACAATGATTTTAGAAGAAATGTTTACAAGAAAAATATTCTCTTGGATGAAAAGAAGATAAAAGAATTATCTGAGAAAATATATTCAGTCTGTCTTTTGATTGCAACTCAAGGACAGACAAAAGAAATGATAAAAAACGATATTGAAATAGGTTTAAAATACTTTAAAGCTATAACAATAAATGTTTTTGTAGACAATGGAACTGTGGTAAAAAGAGATGCTGAGCTTGTTAAATGGTTTGTACAAGATATGAAACATCTTTTTGATAATGATAGAGTTGAAATTTTAATAGATAATAAAGATTTAGGAGTTTATGAACAATGATGCACAATATTTTTCTTTGGTTTTTAATGTTAGTAATTAATTTTTCTTGTATACTTTTTGCTTATAGAAAGTTTGGTAAAATAGGGCTTTATATCTGGGTACCTATCTCAACAATTTTAGCAAATATACAAGTTGTTATCTTGGTTAATCTTTTTGGTATGGAGGCAACTCTTGGAAATATCCTATATGCTGGAGGTTTCTTAATCACTGATATTTTAAGTGAAAACTATGGTAAAAAAGCTGCAAATACAGCTGTAAAAATTGGATTTTTCTCACTTGTTGCAACAACTTTAATAATGCAATGTGCTATACACTTTAAACCTCTTGATGTTCCTGAAGGTTTAGCTATATTTGAAAGTGTAAAAAGTATATTCTCATTATTACCAAGATTAGCTATAGCTTCACTTATTGCATATTTAATTTCTCAATTCCATGATGTATGGTTATATGAAAAAATAAGAGAGAAATTTCCTGCTAAAAAATTTATTTGGCTTAGAAACAATGGAAGTACAATGCTAAGCCAACTTATAGATAACTTAGTGTTTACAACTATCGCTTTCTATGGAGTATATCCAATAGATGTTATGGTCAATATTTTCTTATCAACATATATAATTAAATTTATTGTTGCTATCTGTGACACACCATTTATCTATCTTGCTGATAAGATGTTCAGAGATAAAAAGATACCAGAAGACGTTTAAAATAAGTGAAATAAAAAGTAAAAACACCATTAATTGCCGTTAATGGTGTTTTGTAATCCCGATTTTTCTTTTGCCATCTATGATATACTTCTATATCTAGTTTAATTATAACTTTTAACCTAAAAAAAGTCAATAACTATGTTATAATGTTAACTTTCTATATTTAATATTTTAGATAATATATTATCTAAATATTGACTTTTTTATATATTTTAGATAATATATTATATATGAATATAAATTTTTTAAATATTAAGACACCAAAAGAAATACAATTAGAAATAGCAAAAAATATTAGAAAAAGAAGAAAAGAATTAAAATTAACACAGGAAGAATTTTCAAAAAAGTCAGGGGTGAGTTTTGGTTCAATAAAACGTTTTGAAAATACTGGAGAAATCTCTCTTTTTTCTCTTATAAAAATTGCTATTGTTTTAGGTTGTGAAGATGAATTTTTAAACTTATTTCAGCAAAAACAATATAGTTCTATTGAGGAGATAATAAATGAACAAGAATAAAAGTTGTTGAAAAGATTTAAAAATATTAGCTTCTTTTTTCATTTTATTCTATATTTTTATCTAATTTTGTGTTATAATATGTATATGTTATAACATACATATATAAAGTTAGTTGTCGACAAATTGTCGATAACTAAAGTTAAAAAGATTTATTATGAGGGAGTTGATCTTTTTGCATCATATAACACATATAGATAATTTAGAAAGTATATTAAAAAATGGTTTAAAATCTAGAAATGAACTTCTAAGTAATACTGACATTGATTTTGAAGATACTGCTGATCCAGATATAATCCAAAAAAGAGGTATCTTAAATAATTATATTCTATTTCATAGTGATTGGATTCAAAATTCTCATAGAATACCATATAATTATGTTATTTGCAATAAACATGGTTATGATAATATGATATTTTTATATATAAATCCTGAAAAAGCTTCTAAAAAATATTTGATGAAATATTTTCTTTATCACCCTCTTTCTAGTTATGTAAAAAAATATAATAATTTAGAAGACTTTTTAAATAGTTTTAAGCTTGAAATAGAAACATTACAAAAGGAATATAATTTTGATTACAATATACAACAGGTAAAAGAATTTAGAATGTCTGAAGTTCTAATCTTAAAAAATGCTATTTTTTTAGATGATGATTGGAGTATCATTGTGTATTCTGAGGAAAGTTTTAAGAAAGTAAAAGGAATCATAGAGAAATATCAAAATAAATATAGCAATATTAAAATTCTTATAAGACCTAATTTCTTTTAGGAGGTGATTTTATGTTAACTTTTGTAACAGGAAATATCTTAGAAAGTGATGCTGAGGCACTAGTTAATCCTGTAAATACACAAGGAATTATGGGAAAAGGCTTAGCTTTTCAATTTAAGAAAAAATTTCCTAATAATTATAAACTTTATTTAGAAAAATGTTCAAATAATTCATTTGATATTGGAACGGAATTAGTTTGGATAGAAGAAGATAATAAAATTGTTATTAATTTTCCTACCAAAAGAAGTTGGAGAGAAAATACAAAACCAGAATATATTGATGAAGGTCTCAAACAACTAAAAATATTAAT from Fusobacterium pseudoperiodonticum carries:
- a CDS encoding radical SAM protein, which encodes MGIRYSKVEGKFQREIVLLKSFPCAYGKCSFCNYIEDNSNNEEEINEVNLKVLKEITGEFEVLEVINSGSVFEIPKKTLEQIREVVYEKDIKILYFEIFYSYLSRLDEIITYFNEKKKVEIRFRTGIESFDNDFRRNVYKKNILLDEKKIKELSEKIYSVCLLIATQGQTKEMIKNDIEIGLKYFKAITINVFVDNGTVVKRDAELVKWFVQDMKHLFDNDRVEILIDNKDLGVYEQ
- a CDS encoding queuosine precursor transporter, giving the protein MMHNIFLWFLMLVINFSCILFAYRKFGKIGLYIWVPISTILANIQVVILVNLFGMEATLGNILYAGGFLITDILSENYGKKAANTAVKIGFFSLVATTLIMQCAIHFKPLDVPEGLAIFESVKSIFSLLPRLAIASLIAYLISQFHDVWLYEKIREKFPAKKFIWLRNNGSTMLSQLIDNLVFTTIAFYGVYPIDVMVNIFLSTYIIKFIVAICDTPFIYLADKMFRDKKIPEDV
- a CDS encoding helix-turn-helix domain-containing protein, with the translated sequence MNINFLNIKTPKEIQLEIAKNIRKRRKELKLTQEEFSKKSGVSFGSIKRFENTGEISLFSLIKIAIVLGCEDEFLNLFQQKQYSSIEEIINEQE
- a CDS encoding DarT ssDNA thymidine ADP-ribosyltransferase family protein, whose product is MHHITHIDNLESILKNGLKSRNELLSNTDIDFEDTADPDIIQKRGILNNYILFHSDWIQNSHRIPYNYVICNKHGYDNMIFLYINPEKASKKYLMKYFLYHPLSSYVKKYNNLEDFLNSFKLEIETLQKEYNFDYNIQQVKEFRMSEVLILKNAIFLDDDWSIIVYSEESFKKVKGIIEKYQNKYSNIKILIRPNFF